A DNA window from Mucilaginibacter xinganensis contains the following coding sequences:
- a CDS encoding DUF3822 family protein translates to MSDNNNYTDNFNLYQAYSYTLLLQIEATSFSYAVVNETNLLVSAQNCDLQELVQPMALNDLLSATYKKVIIGMPASGLTLIPNSLFREEHVSGFARFLDVKDNDKVFAQNLDDVNAIIYKTNDYLVSLVEKFGLKNTVYTAKGWIKAIEKSIPQNNNLYLDISTGRVQFLYFALNTLRFYNSFEFKSDDELAYFTTFVTEELNLKPQFITLVISGDVIPGDKNLARLASFYPKIELNSMKILELPGQMASHKFLALAALSLCGSSEVV, encoded by the coding sequence ATGAGCGACAACAACAATTATACCGATAACTTTAACCTGTACCAGGCTTACAGTTACACTTTATTACTACAAATTGAGGCAACGTCATTTAGTTACGCCGTTGTTAATGAAACCAACTTACTGGTTTCGGCCCAAAACTGCGATTTGCAGGAACTTGTTCAACCAATGGCGCTAAATGACCTGTTGTCGGCTACTTATAAAAAAGTAATCATCGGGATGCCAGCGTCGGGTTTAACCCTTATCCCTAATAGTTTATTCAGAGAAGAGCACGTTTCAGGTTTTGCCCGCTTTCTCGATGTTAAGGACAATGACAAAGTATTTGCTCAAAACCTTGACGACGTAAACGCTATCATATATAAAACAAATGATTACCTGGTTTCTTTAGTAGAGAAATTCGGATTGAAAAATACAGTTTATACCGCTAAAGGATGGATAAAAGCTATTGAGAAAAGTATCCCCCAAAACAATAACTTATACCTGGATATAAGTACCGGAAGGGTACAATTTCTTTATTTTGCTTTAAACACACTGCGCTTTTACAACTCTTTTGAATTTAAAAGCGATGATGAACTTGCATACTTTACCACATTCGTAACCGAAGAACTGAATTTAAAACCACAATTCATCACTCTTGTAATAAGTGGTGATGTTATACCTGGAGATAAAAATCTGGCAAGGCTGGCCAGTTTTTATCCAAAAATCGAGTTAAACAGTATGAAGATACTTGAATTACCCGGTCAAATGGCTTCACATAAATTCCTGGCACTTGCCGCTTTATCATTATGCGGATCATCGGAGGTAGTTTAA
- a CDS encoding cation diffusion facilitator family transporter has protein sequence MKSKTFIYVSLAVDLLIATSKFTAATFTGSSSMVSEGVHSIIDAVSQLLIIWGIKNSRRKADLSRPFGYGKELYFWSFIVSLMIFVLGGCVSVYQGVLRLEHPVLDDHQAWDYSVLIIAFIFTCVSLYFTGKEFNRQRGSIPFWKAIKQTRDSSTIIVLLGDVGDLLGLIVAFLGVFLGHLLNNAYYDSIASMTIGLIMVCISAVLVRESKSLLLGESTSRKTLRKIIMLTQSDIAVIKVKKHFSTYMSPEEVLLQLNTVFKDDLTTRQITDAIERITKAIQMEFPKIKQIFIEPVRE, from the coding sequence ATGAAATCAAAAACTTTTATTTATGTTTCTTTGGCTGTTGATTTGCTTATTGCAACATCAAAATTTACTGCAGCTACATTTACCGGCAGTTCGTCAATGGTATCTGAAGGGGTTCATTCTATAATTGACGCTGTAAGCCAGCTTTTGATTATATGGGGGATTAAAAACAGCAGGCGTAAAGCGGATCTTAGCAGGCCGTTTGGATACGGGAAGGAGCTGTATTTCTGGTCATTTATAGTATCATTAATGATATTTGTTTTGGGCGGATGTGTGTCCGTTTACCAGGGAGTATTGCGGTTGGAGCATCCGGTACTTGATGATCACCAGGCCTGGGATTACAGTGTTTTGATTATAGCATTTATATTTACCTGTGTATCCCTTTATTTTACAGGAAAAGAATTTAACAGGCAACGCGGCAGCATTCCATTTTGGAAAGCAATAAAGCAAACCAGGGACTCATCAACAATCATCGTACTTTTAGGAGATGTAGGCGATTTGCTGGGATTGATAGTTGCTTTTTTGGGAGTCTTTTTAGGCCACCTGCTTAATAACGCTTACTATGACAGCATTGCATCAATGACTATTGGTCTGATAATGGTGTGTATTTCGGCGGTGTTAGTGCGCGAAAGCAAGAGTTTGTTGCTTGGCGAATCTACAAGCCGCAAAACGCTCCGGAAAATTATAATGCTCACCCAGTCTGACATCGCTGTTATTAAAGTAAAAAAGCATTTCAGTACTTACATGTCACCGGAAGAGGTTTTGTTGCAATTGAACACAGTTTTCAAAGATGATTTAACTACGCGCCAGATTACCGATGCTATTGAACGCATCACTAAAGCCATTCAAATGGAATTCCCTAAAATAAAACAGATCTTTATTGAGCCGGTCAGGGAGTAA
- a CDS encoding ATP-dependent DNA helicase, producing MPADNIQKAFPHEATQQQLELFGKIDEFLLSNNGYECFILKGYAGTGKTTIVSALVKALRSYNFKYVLLAPTGRAAKVITAYSGRKAFTIHKKIYRKKSAANLDEGFLIGDNIAENTLFIVDEASMISDDIGIGQKASLLYDLINYTYNTKNCKLMLVGDTAQLPPVGSDDSPALNPKFMKDRFGLDIFTYELTDVLRQQKDSGILFNVTKVRDIIRRGKEKMPQIITKGYKDVYSMRGDMLEEGLNYAYNKYGNDNTLVICRSNKNANAYNRQIRNRILYREEELTGGDQVMVVKNNYFWMQEKEENSTGFIANGDIARIKKVRRFEDMYGFRFADVQLEFIDYAEDPVIDCKIMMDTLYSEAPALLQDDQKRFYQEVMKDYEHIPNKRAKWNELKQNPYYNALQIKFAYAITCHKAQGGQWDAVFIDQGYLTEEMVNTDFLRWFYTACTRAVTELYLVNFNKQFFVKGEDPD from the coding sequence ATGCCCGCCGATAATATTCAAAAAGCATTTCCGCACGAAGCCACGCAACAACAATTGGAACTGTTTGGCAAGATTGATGAGTTTTTGCTAAGCAATAATGGCTACGAATGTTTTATTTTAAAAGGGTACGCCGGTACGGGCAAAACCACTATAGTAAGTGCGCTGGTAAAGGCTTTACGCAGCTATAACTTTAAATATGTATTGCTGGCACCTACCGGGCGCGCAGCAAAGGTGATCACGGCTTATTCAGGTAGAAAGGCTTTCACCATTCATAAAAAGATCTATCGTAAAAAATCAGCGGCTAACCTTGATGAGGGTTTCTTAATTGGAGATAATATTGCAGAAAATACACTTTTTATTGTTGATGAGGCTTCAATGATATCTGACGATATTGGTATCGGCCAGAAAGCCTCGCTGTTATATGACCTGATAAATTACACCTATAATACAAAAAACTGTAAACTGATGCTGGTTGGCGATACAGCACAGTTGCCGCCCGTGGGCTCAGATGACAGCCCGGCCCTCAACCCTAAATTTATGAAAGACAGGTTTGGCCTTGATATATTTACCTATGAACTTACCGACGTGCTGCGCCAGCAAAAAGACTCGGGCATATTGTTTAATGTTACAAAGGTTAGGGATATCATTAGACGTGGCAAGGAAAAGATGCCTCAGATAATTACCAAAGGCTATAAGGATGTGTACAGCATGAGAGGGGATATGCTTGAGGAAGGGCTTAATTACGCTTATAATAAATATGGTAATGATAATACGCTGGTTATTTGCAGGTCGAACAAAAATGCGAATGCCTATAATCGGCAAATTAGGAACCGGATTTTGTACCGCGAGGAAGAGCTTACCGGGGGCGACCAGGTGATGGTGGTAAAGAATAACTATTTCTGGATGCAGGAAAAGGAAGAAAACAGTACCGGGTTTATAGCCAATGGGGATATTGCCCGCATAAAAAAGGTTCGCCGCTTTGAGGATATGTATGGTTTTCGCTTTGCCGATGTGCAGCTGGAATTTATTGATTACGCAGAAGATCCGGTTATTGACTGTAAGATAATGATGGATACCTTGTATTCAGAGGCACCTGCTTTGTTGCAGGACGATCAAAAAAGATTTTACCAGGAAGTGATGAAAGACTATGAGCATATTCCCAATAAACGAGCTAAGTGGAACGAGCTTAAGCAAAATCCTTACTATAACGCACTGCAAATAAAATTTGCCTACGCGATCACCTGTCACAAGGCGCAGGGCGGGCAATGGGATGCGGTGTTTATTGACCAGGGGTATCTAACGGAAGAAATGGTTAATACTGATTTTTTGCGTTGGTTTTACACTGCATGCACCCGTGCTGTTACGGAACTTTATTTGGTTAATTTTAACAAGCAGTTTTTTGTTAAAGGCGAAGATCCGGATTGA
- a CDS encoding acyltransferase family protein — translation MKKIYLEFLRGVSTVFILGWHIAFLAPTGHPTRLTAYWGTDALIMFFMLSGLVINLSESKKPKSRFEFIRNRFIRIYPQFVVGMLLAFIALYITSTAFPSFKTIIGNFFVVSTMEDYMGYIVASIQSNLPVWSLSFEVAFYVLFALTIGRNQKKVMFYWFLLSLIAIPLYFFRLERDALTHVIAIFAFSSVWIVGYYIYQYRDYFYVEKYTVLFSLGILPLISRMQFSPNFYDPLKYFIFSLFAIPFFRYCLQLPPAGRKIKMIYLVVPHTVFVIAALTIRYMPLKNAIIYSTFPYLYMGIGYLIDVFNLKIRVKNFITKSGAIMGKYSYPLYITHYTVLFVFSKLLHNVLLYVLVSLPIILAIAYSLENWLQPAVMNYFKRNKAADSPANEQKLPFRSVSVTQSGRQ, via the coding sequence ATGAAAAAAATTTACCTCGAATTCCTGAGAGGAGTTTCAACTGTATTTATATTAGGCTGGCATATTGCTTTTCTTGCTCCCACAGGTCACCCGACAAGGCTAACCGCGTATTGGGGTACCGACGCCCTGATCATGTTTTTTATGTTATCTGGCCTGGTTATTAATCTGTCAGAAAGCAAAAAACCCAAATCCAGGTTTGAATTTATACGAAATCGGTTTATCCGTATCTACCCCCAGTTTGTTGTTGGCATGTTATTGGCATTTATCGCATTGTATATTACCAGCACCGCATTCCCTTCTTTTAAGACTATCATTGGTAACTTTTTTGTAGTAAGCACCATGGAGGATTATATGGGTTACATTGTTGCCAGTATTCAAAGCAACCTGCCGGTATGGTCTTTGTCTTTTGAGGTTGCCTTTTACGTTTTGTTTGCGTTAACCATTGGCCGCAATCAAAAAAAGGTAATGTTTTATTGGTTCCTTCTCTCATTGATAGCTATACCGCTCTATTTCTTCAGGTTAGAGCGCGATGCGCTAACCCACGTCATTGCTATATTCGCGTTCTCTTCTGTTTGGATAGTTGGATATTACATTTACCAGTACCGCGATTATTTTTATGTAGAAAAATATACCGTTCTTTTTAGCCTGGGGATACTGCCGTTAATTTCAAGGATGCAGTTTTCACCAAATTTCTATGATCCGCTTAAGTATTTCATTTTTTCGCTGTTCGCGATCCCTTTTTTCAGGTATTGCCTGCAACTACCACCCGCAGGGAGGAAAATTAAAATGATCTATTTAGTTGTTCCTCACACCGTATTTGTTATTGCAGCACTTACCATTCGGTATATGCCCCTAAAAAACGCCATTATTTACAGCACCTTCCCATATCTTTATATGGGAATTGGTTACCTGATCGACGTTTTCAACTTAAAAATCAGGGTGAAAAATTTTATCACTAAGTCGGGCGCAATCATGGGTAAATATTCATACCCCCTATATATTACGCATTATACAGTTTTGTTCGTTTTTTCTAAATTACTTCATAATGTACTTCTGTATGTGCTGGTTAGTTTACCTATCATCCTGGCAATAGCCTACTCCCTTGAAAACTGGCTGCAACCTGCTGTAATGAATTATTTTAAGAGGAATAAAGCTGCAGATAGCCCGGCAAATGAACAAAAATTACCCTTTAGGTCAGTTTCTGTCACTCAATCTGGCCGTCAATAA
- a CDS encoding lmo0937 family membrane protein: MRSLLYIIAVIMIIGWAIGVFAYSATGLIHALLVIAIIAFLIGIIRNPTTV; the protein is encoded by the coding sequence ATGAGATCACTACTTTATATCATCGCAGTCATTATGATAATTGGATGGGCGATAGGGGTATTTGCGTACTCAGCAACAGGTTTAATTCATGCATTATTGGTAATTGCTATAATTGCATTTCTTATTGGAATTATCAGGAACCCGACAACGGTCTGA
- the rsmD gene encoding 16S rRNA (guanine(966)-N(2))-methyltransferase RsmD, producing MRIIGGSLKGLRLNPPKNLPVRPTTDLAKEALFNILQNKIEFEGIRVLDLFSGTGNISMEFASRGAEQVISVDRSIHCINYLKDAARQHGLSSIKAFKDDVFKYLQLETEQFDLVFADPPYDMNKIPEIPKIVFEKNLLSPGGLLIVEHQSLQNLSNHTAFTEQRKYGHSSFSFFDN from the coding sequence ATGCGGATCATCGGAGGTAGTTTAAAAGGATTGAGGCTTAATCCGCCCAAAAATCTCCCGGTTAGGCCAACTACCGACCTTGCAAAAGAAGCCCTCTTTAATATTCTGCAAAATAAAATAGAATTCGAAGGCATCAGAGTGCTTGACCTTTTCAGCGGCACCGGAAATATTTCGATGGAGTTTGCTTCGCGTGGGGCAGAACAGGTAATATCTGTTGACCGCAGCATTCACTGTATAAATTATCTTAAAGATGCTGCCCGCCAACATGGTTTGTCAAGTATAAAAGCATTTAAAGACGATGTATTTAAATATTTGCAGCTGGAAACGGAACAGTTCGACCTTGTATTTGCCGACCCGCCGTATGATATGAATAAGATCCCTGAGATCCCAAAAATTGTATTTGAGAAAAACCTGCTCTCGCCAGGTGGCTTACTCATAGTTGAGCATCAATCGCTGCAAAATCTCAGCAATCACACTGCATTTACTGAACAGCGAAAATATGGACATTCATCGTTTTCATTTTTTGACAACTAA
- a CDS encoding DUF3320 domain-containing protein, producing the protein MQETILSRLEASRKELLDLGLRNPLLNYKTSKARGLHIIQEKSVFIYDILAKQNKAMTFLGLPENPNGEEGTLLPVLSQPELQEAYQDTKLQTSENDVKLQVKLLNTYYFARTSIEEQGVNSLYLSLGMLNWYEDGNNGDVRRAPLLLVPVLLERSSANERFRLKYSGVEIGANLSLQAKMLTDFNVTIPDLPETDEFNIEQYFADIKSRIARYSNWEIERDAIELGFFSFGKFMIYHDLDSSKWPENELPYNHPNISALFTDGFKDAEPTATEDDYLDTDTVANDLFQVVDADSSQVLAMLAVNEGRNMVIQGPPGTGKSQTITNMIANAVGQGKKVLFVAEKMAALDVVKRRLDAINLGEACLELHSHKANKKELHEELKRVLELGKPNFDSIQQELLLLETYRNELNEYCNAINNAIIGSGLSAQMVIGFLLAISKVSSQQHLPKIALAEIEKWNVDRISRAEAMADRIQTRLTDIGIPAKLLFWGSRLTILLPHEEQAIQQLLSVALLALTELQMAAETIAGQFGVDTPNNRQGAGKLLELCKLAYQRPDLKGVNIDTDEWVLNQRDIAELLEAGKHFAELRQQYKDLLTPEAWAQNVLEMRQNLMAYGDKWYKFTIAAYGDSKKQLASISKVPLPSGAAEKIKIVDAISESRRLENILNELEPLATRLFGKRWMKQRSDWDALLKVAYYLAQLQTAIAGGSVPRTIIEYLLKTEQSSSAKASFDQLSLKLDTQEQSLQAVLDKLQIDPAVRSPGTSINQLFFRVQQQTIEDWISRLAELQKMIAWNNLAKVAGEEGLSVLINTSLEWEAAAVYLKTALQKTWYEYLIEQAFSFNPALVKFERASHEEVIEKFKKLDLLNLHYNRARVALKHWEGVPRQQAGGQVNILRSEFNKKSRLMPIRKLISEAALAIQAIKPVIMMSPMSIANFFAPGSIEFDLVIFDEASQVRPVEALGAIARAKQLVVVGDSKQLPPTSFFDKLNTEIEDEDNVTADLQSILGMCDAQGAPQRMLRWHYRSRHESLISLSNREFYENKLVIFPSPGSKTRMGLSFHHLENAVYDRGNTRTNPLEAEAVADAVIYHALHNAKQSLGVVAFSTAQMQAIQNTLEGRRRLHPELENFFRNHVHEPFFVKNLENVQGDERDVIFISIGYGRTEEGKVPMSFGPLNNEGGERRLNVLITRAKLRCEVFTNITAEDIKPTESTKFGIRALKSFLYFAQHGRFDTPGEAIINRNRPFEDEVADQLAANGYTVRKKVGSEAFYIDLAIVDSLNPGRYILGIECDGEAYASAKSASDRDRLRKQVMETMGWKIFRIWSTDWFRNPKLELNRLVAAIEKAKELTVNDDSAEETAGHEVVQVNREKGAEVKSGLPLYEITTLPAEVSRQDLHLHSFAQLAAWITLIAKTEGPVHFDEMVRRMADAAGVKISSRVKYTINQAADYAKQTAAVKAVGDFIWPKGMELPLLRDRSNLSSTSKKLQYIASEEIDLAIKKVVAEAIGIQREAAVSIVAKTLGFNRVTEDIRNDLMHAVDLSLAAGSIVKDGEFLKIPG; encoded by the coding sequence ATGCAGGAAACTATTTTATCCCGCCTGGAGGCATCGCGTAAAGAATTATTGGATCTTGGTTTACGCAATCCTTTACTTAATTACAAAACATCAAAAGCCCGCGGGTTGCACATTATACAGGAAAAGTCGGTTTTTATATATGACATACTGGCAAAGCAAAATAAAGCAATGACATTTTTGGGGCTTCCTGAAAACCCAAACGGGGAAGAGGGGACTTTGTTGCCTGTGCTTTCGCAACCCGAACTGCAGGAAGCTTACCAGGATACCAAACTTCAAACCAGTGAAAATGATGTTAAACTACAGGTAAAGCTTTTAAATACTTATTATTTTGCGCGGACAAGCATCGAAGAGCAAGGTGTCAACTCGTTATATCTTTCACTGGGAATGTTAAATTGGTATGAGGATGGTAATAACGGGGATGTAAGGCGGGCACCACTGCTGCTCGTACCTGTGTTACTGGAGCGGTCAAGTGCAAATGAACGTTTCAGGCTTAAGTACAGCGGGGTAGAAATCGGCGCTAATCTTTCGCTGCAGGCAAAAATGCTCACTGATTTTAATGTAACAATTCCTGATCTTCCCGAAACAGATGAGTTTAACATTGAACAGTATTTTGCTGATATCAAAAGTCGCATTGCCCGTTATTCCAACTGGGAAATCGAACGCGATGCCATAGAGTTAGGCTTTTTTTCATTTGGTAAGTTTATGATCTATCATGACTTGGATAGCAGTAAATGGCCGGAAAATGAACTGCCGTACAATCATCCCAACATCAGTGCCCTTTTTACAGATGGTTTTAAAGATGCCGAACCTACTGCAACCGAAGATGATTATCTGGATACGGATACTGTTGCTAACGATTTGTTCCAGGTAGTTGATGCAGACAGTTCCCAGGTGCTGGCTATGCTGGCCGTAAATGAAGGCAGAAATATGGTAATACAGGGCCCCCCGGGAACAGGGAAATCCCAAACCATTACCAATATGATAGCTAACGCGGTGGGGCAAGGAAAAAAGGTATTGTTTGTGGCCGAAAAAATGGCCGCCCTTGATGTCGTGAAAAGACGCCTGGATGCTATTAATTTGGGTGAAGCCTGCCTGGAACTTCATAGCCACAAAGCAAATAAAAAAGAACTGCACGAAGAATTAAAGCGGGTGCTTGAGCTTGGGAAACCTAATTTTGACTCAATTCAGCAGGAACTGCTTTTGCTTGAAACGTATCGAAATGAACTGAACGAATATTGCAATGCGATAAACAATGCTATTATAGGGAGCGGTTTATCTGCCCAGATGGTTATCGGGTTTTTACTTGCTATTTCTAAAGTATCGTCGCAACAGCATTTGCCAAAGATAGCCCTCGCAGAAATTGAGAAATGGAATGTGGACCGTATAAGCCGCGCGGAAGCTATGGCCGACAGGATACAGACACGCTTGACGGACATCGGTATACCTGCAAAGTTACTCTTTTGGGGGAGCCGCCTTACTATTTTATTGCCGCATGAGGAACAGGCTATCCAGCAATTACTATCAGTTGCATTACTGGCTTTAACAGAATTGCAAATGGCAGCTGAAACTATTGCGGGCCAGTTTGGCGTTGACACACCTAACAACAGGCAGGGTGCAGGTAAGCTTTTAGAATTGTGTAAGCTGGCCTACCAGCGTCCTGATCTAAAAGGGGTCAATATAGATACTGACGAATGGGTTTTAAACCAGCGTGACATAGCTGAATTATTGGAGGCAGGCAAACACTTTGCTGAACTACGCCAGCAATATAAGGATTTATTAACGCCAGAGGCATGGGCGCAAAACGTTTTAGAAATGCGCCAAAACCTTATGGCTTATGGCGATAAATGGTATAAATTCACTATAGCTGCTTATGGGGACAGTAAAAAGCAGCTCGCATCTATAAGCAAAGTACCGTTGCCGTCTGGCGCAGCCGAAAAAATTAAGATAGTTGATGCAATTTCTGAATCTCGGAGGCTGGAAAATATTTTAAACGAGCTTGAGCCGCTTGCCACAAGATTATTTGGAAAACGTTGGATGAAGCAGCGGTCAGACTGGGACGCGTTATTGAAAGTCGCCTATTATCTCGCTCAGCTACAAACGGCGATTGCCGGAGGCTCCGTTCCAAGGACAATTATTGAATACCTGTTAAAAACAGAACAAAGTAGTTCAGCAAAAGCTAGCTTCGATCAACTTTCCCTGAAACTTGATACACAAGAGCAAAGTTTGCAAGCCGTTTTGGATAAGTTACAGATCGATCCGGCGGTACGGTCACCCGGCACCTCCATAAATCAATTATTTTTTCGGGTTCAGCAGCAAACTATTGAAGACTGGATAAGCCGCTTGGCGGAGCTTCAAAAAATGATTGCCTGGAATAACCTGGCTAAGGTTGCCGGGGAGGAAGGGCTGTCAGTTTTAATTAACACTTCTTTAGAATGGGAGGCAGCCGCTGTATATTTGAAAACTGCACTGCAAAAAACCTGGTATGAATATCTTATTGAGCAAGCTTTTTCGTTTAATCCGGCGCTGGTGAAGTTTGAACGCGCCAGTCACGAGGAGGTAATAGAAAAGTTTAAAAAGCTCGATCTGCTTAACCTGCATTACAATCGTGCACGGGTGGCCCTTAAACATTGGGAAGGCGTACCACGGCAGCAAGCTGGTGGCCAGGTAAATATTTTGCGGAGCGAGTTTAATAAAAAATCGCGGTTAATGCCTATTCGTAAATTAATTTCGGAAGCTGCCCTGGCTATCCAGGCTATTAAGCCGGTTATTATGATGAGCCCAATGTCGATAGCTAACTTTTTTGCCCCGGGTAGTATTGAATTTGACCTGGTTATATTTGACGAAGCCAGCCAGGTAAGGCCTGTTGAGGCATTGGGTGCTATAGCAAGGGCTAAGCAGTTGGTAGTTGTAGGCGATTCAAAACAACTACCGCCCACAAGTTTTTTTGATAAATTAAATACTGAAATTGAAGACGAGGACAACGTAACCGCCGACCTGCAAAGTATATTGGGCATGTGTGATGCACAAGGGGCGCCACAGCGGATGTTAAGGTGGCATTATCGCAGCAGGCACGAATCGCTCATCAGTCTTTCGAACAGGGAGTTTTACGAAAATAAATTGGTGATATTTCCAAGTCCCGGTTCAAAAACACGTATGGGGCTTTCCTTCCACCACCTGGAAAATGCGGTTTATGACAGGGGAAATACCCGGACGAACCCGCTGGAGGCGGAAGCAGTTGCGGATGCCGTTATCTATCATGCTCTACACAATGCCAAACAAAGTCTTGGCGTGGTTGCTTTTAGCACTGCGCAAATGCAGGCTATTCAAAACACACTGGAAGGACGACGGAGACTCCATCCCGAATTGGAGAACTTTTTTCGCAACCATGTGCATGAACCTTTCTTTGTAAAAAATCTGGAGAATGTTCAGGGCGACGAGCGTGATGTTATTTTTATTAGTATAGGCTATGGGCGAACGGAAGAAGGTAAGGTGCCGATGAGTTTCGGCCCGTTAAACAATGAAGGCGGCGAGCGGCGGTTAAATGTATTAATAACCCGTGCAAAGTTGCGGTGCGAAGTGTTTACAAATATCACCGCTGAAGATATAAAACCAACTGAATCAACGAAATTTGGAATAAGGGCGCTGAAAAGCTTTCTTTATTTTGCACAACATGGCCGTTTTGACACGCCAGGTGAAGCAATTATCAACAGGAACCGGCCTTTTGAAGACGAGGTGGCCGACCAGCTTGCCGCCAATGGCTACACGGTAAGGAAGAAAGTAGGTTCGGAAGCTTTTTATATTGATTTGGCAATTGTTGATTCACTTAATCCGGGACGATATATTTTGGGGATTGAGTGCGATGGGGAAGCCTATGCGTCGGCAAAGTCAGCGAGCGACAGGGACCGCCTGCGTAAGCAAGTTATGGAAACGATGGGCTGGAAGATCTTTCGGATCTGGAGCACAGACTGGTTTCGAAACCCTAAACTCGAATTGAACCGATTGGTTGCTGCAATTGAAAAGGCCAAAGAACTTACTGTAAACGATGATAGTGCAGAAGAAACAGCGGGCCACGAGGTAGTACAGGTTAACCGGGAAAAGGGTGCCGAAGTTAAAAGCGGCCTTCCGCTTTACGAAATTACAACACTACCAGCCGAAGTTTCCAGGCAAGATTTACACCTCCATTCTTTCGCTCAACTTGCTGCGTGGATAACGCTGATAGCGAAAACGGAAGGGCCCGTTCATTTTGATGAGATGGTGCGCCGAATGGCAGATGCTGCTGGTGTAAAGATAAGCTCAAGGGTTAAATACACTATAAATCAGGCTGCTGATTATGCAAAGCAAACAGCAGCTGTAAAAGCTGTTGGTGATTTTATTTGGCCAAAGGGAATGGAACTGCCGCTGTTGCGCGACAGGAGCAATCTTTCATCAACTTCAAAAAAGCTGCAATATATTGCCTCTGAAGAAATTGATTTGGCTATTAAAAAAGTTGTAGCGGAAGCGATAGGAATACAACGGGAGGCTGCTGTTTCAATAGTGGCTAAAACGCTTGGGTTTAACCGGGTAACGGAAGATATAAGGAATGATTTGATGCATGCTGTTGACCTGAGCCTGGCTGCCGGGAGTATTGTAAAAGACGGAGAATTTTTAAAAATACCAGGTTGA